In a single window of the candidate division WOR-3 bacterium genome:
- the gyrB gene encoding DNA topoisomerase (ATP-hydrolyzing) subunit B, which produces MTERYDASKIQILPGLEGVRRRPAMYIGDVGKRGLHHLIFEILDNSVDEALAGYAKNIEVILHSDGSCSVKDDGRGIPVDLHPTEKKPAVEIVFTYLHAGGKFDQKIYQISGGLHGVGASVVCALSEFLEVKVKRDGKIYYQKFSRGKKITELKEIGKTEESGTEVRFKPDPEIFKKTEFEFEIVEKRLKELSFLVKGLRLKVFDERDGKEKEFYAEGGLKDFVKFLDEARKPIHEPYWMEAKREDIEVEIALEYNSDYQYENILSFVNTINTHEGGTHVTGFKSALTRVIVDYIKKNNLLKSNDIEIQGEDTREGLTACIHVKMPGPQFEGQTKTKLGNSNVKGIVESVFYDRFYRFLEENPSVAEEIVKLVIATARAREAAKKARELTKRKSLLESVSLPGKLADCSIRDPSKAELFVVEGESAGGSAKQARAREFQAILPLKGKILNVEKASIDKILKNEEIKTIFQAIGIGFDEEDFKPEKIRYHRIIIMTDADVDGSHIRTLLLTLFYRYMKPLIELGFLYIAQPPLYRLQKGKKVYYAYSEEEKEEILKKIGGEDGVNIQRYKGLGEMNPEQLWETTMDPERRILKKVTLEDAAEADRLFSILMGEKTEPRREFIMQNAKKVQNLDI; this is translated from the coding sequence ATGACAGAAAGATACGATGCATCTAAAATTCAAATTTTACCTGGTTTAGAGGGTGTTAGAAGAAGACCTGCAATGTATATAGGGGATGTTGGAAAAAGGGGACTTCACCACTTAATTTTTGAAATACTTGATAATTCAGTTGATGAAGCTCTTGCCGGTTATGCAAAAAATATTGAAGTAATCCTTCATTCTGATGGTTCCTGTTCTGTTAAAGATGATGGAAGAGGAATACCGGTTGATCTCCACCCAACAGAAAAAAAACCAGCAGTTGAGATTGTATTTACCTATCTTCACGCTGGAGGAAAGTTTGATCAAAAAATCTATCAGATATCAGGTGGTCTTCACGGAGTTGGAGCATCCGTTGTATGTGCCCTTTCAGAATTTCTTGAAGTAAAAGTAAAAAGGGATGGGAAAATTTATTATCAAAAATTTTCAAGAGGAAAAAAAATTACTGAACTCAAAGAGATAGGTAAAACAGAGGAGAGTGGAACAGAGGTGAGATTTAAGCCTGACCCTGAAATTTTCAAGAAAACAGAATTTGAGTTTGAAATTGTTGAAAAAAGATTAAAAGAACTTTCTTTTCTTGTTAAAGGTTTAAGACTTAAAGTTTTTGATGAAAGAGATGGAAAGGAAAAGGAATTTTATGCAGAAGGTGGATTAAAAGACTTTGTAAAATTCCTTGATGAGGCAAGGAAACCAATTCATGAGCCTTACTGGATGGAGGCAAAAAGGGAAGATATTGAAGTTGAAATAGCCCTTGAATATAACTCAGATTATCAATATGAAAATATTTTAAGTTTTGTTAATACTATCAATACCCATGAAGGTGGAACTCATGTTACGGGTTTCAAATCAGCTCTTACAAGGGTAATAGTTGATTATATAAAAAAGAACAATTTGCTTAAATCAAACGATATTGAGATTCAGGGAGAAGACACAAGGGAAGGTTTAACTGCCTGTATCCATGTAAAAATGCCAGGACCACAGTTTGAAGGTCAGACAAAGACAAAACTCGGAAACTCAAATGTTAAAGGTATTGTAGAATCAGTATTTTATGACAGGTTTTACAGATTTCTTGAGGAAAATCCTTCTGTTGCTGAGGAAATAGTTAAACTTGTTATAGCTACTGCAAGGGCAAGGGAGGCTGCAAAAAAAGCAAGAGAATTAACAAAAAGAAAATCCCTTTTAGAATCAGTTTCTCTTCCCGGAAAACTTGCTGATTGTTCTATCAGGGATCCTTCAAAAGCAGAGTTATTTGTGGTTGAGGGCGAGAGTGCAGGTGGTTCAGCGAAGCAGGCAAGAGCAAGGGAATTTCAGGCAATTTTGCCTTTAAAGGGTAAAATTTTAAATGTAGAAAAGGCTTCCATAGATAAAATTTTAAAAAATGAAGAGATTAAGACAATTTTTCAGGCAATAGGTATAGGTTTTGATGAAGAAGATTTTAAGCCTGAAAAAATAAGGTATCACAGAATAATTATAATGACTGACGCTGATGTTGATGGAAGTCATATAAGGACACTTCTTTTAACTTTATTTTACAGGTATATGAAACCACTTATAGAGCTTGGATTCTTGTATATAGCACAGCCTCCTCTTTACAGGTTACAGAAAGGTAAAAAGGTTTATTATGCTTATTCAGAGGAAGAAAAGGAGGAAATTTTAAAGAAGATCGGAGGAGAAGATGGGGTAAATATTCAACGTTATAAGGGTCTTGGTGAGATGAATCCAGAGCAGTTATGGGAAACAACTATGGATCCTGAAAGAAGGATTTTAAAAAAGGTAACCCTTGAAGATGCAGCAGAGGCAGATAGATTATTTTCTATTTTAATGGGTGAAAAAACAGAACCCAGAAGGGAATTTATAATGCAAAATGCAAAGAAGGTCCAAAATTTAGACATATAA
- a CDS encoding DUF3782 domain-containing protein, translating into MKNILSEEEIIRIIEEKLPEIIEKYPSVRLKIEELIEKKAATKEEIKEILLELKAQREENSKRFEEINKKFEVLTLKMENGFKVLRDTISAIGSRWGVGAEEAFRKGFEEVLSKLDYKVIKWRRFDKNSEFFIYPRTAEIDILIKNKKKIAIEVKSSLTLGDIESFERSVRFYEKEEGEKIDEKIIVAIFPYPETEEYARNLNIKLIKGIEKGREYFENLYSFI; encoded by the coding sequence ATGAAAAATATTCTATCTGAAGAGGAGATAATTAGGATAATTGAGGAAAAGTTGCCTGAAATCATAGAAAAATATCCCTCTGTAAGATTAAAAATTGAAGAATTGATTGAAAAAAAAGCTGCCACAAAAGAGGAAATAAAAGAAATACTCCTTGAACTGAAAGCACAAAGAGAAGAAAATAGTAAAAGATTTGAAGAAATTAATAAAAAATTTGAAGTTCTTACATTAAAAATGGAGAATGGATTTAAGGTTTTAAGAGACACAATCTCAGCTATTGGTTCAAGGTGGGGAGTAGGAGCTGAGGAAGCTTTTAGAAAAGGATTTGAAGAAGTTCTTTCAAAACTTGATTATAAAGTTATAAAATGGAGAAGATTTGACAAAAATTCTGAATTTTTTATATATCCAAGGACAGCTGAGATAGATATATTAATAAAAAACAAAAAGAAAATAGCAATAGAGGTAAAATCATCTTTAACCCTTGGAGATATTGAAAGTTTTGAAAGGTCAGTGAGATTTTATGAAAAGGAAGAAGGGGAAAAAATTGATGAAAAGATAATTGTTGCAATTTTTCCTTATCCAGAAACAGAAGAATATGCAAGAAATTTAAATATAAAGTTAATTAAAGGAATTGAAAAAGGAAGAGAATACTTTGAAAACCTTTACTCTTTCATTTAG
- a CDS encoding ABC transporter permease subunit, which produces MKGIIAIAKNTFKELVRQKIFFIIVIFGFSLLFISFFLYPLSVGEQSKIIRDFGLSAITFFNTILVIIVGGSLLHKEFDKRTIYLIVTTPVERREIIIGKFFGFLVLILINIIGMSIFHQILIFLTDGKFDLKIFIALYPFIFEISIIISILIFFSTFTGVIFSAFMGFIFYVIGHLIESLKLFSEISKSLFLKIISYFLYYFLPNLEHFNIKNNIVYGEIPKKEYFLFSTSYGLIYIILLLYISSLIFEKKEFK; this is translated from the coding sequence ATGAAGGGAATAATTGCAATTGCAAAAAATACTTTTAAGGAGCTTGTAAGGCAGAAAATATTTTTTATAATTGTTATTTTTGGTTTTTCATTGCTTTTTATTTCTTTTTTCCTTTATCCCTTATCTGTTGGTGAACAATCAAAAATAATAAGGGATTTTGGGCTTTCTGCAATCACATTTTTTAATACTATACTTGTTATAATTGTAGGTGGTTCTCTATTACATAAGGAATTTGATAAAAGAACGATTTATCTTATTGTTACAACACCTGTGGAAAGAAGGGAGATAATCATAGGAAAATTTTTTGGTTTTTTAGTTCTTATATTGATAAATATAATTGGTATGTCAATTTTTCATCAAATATTAATATTTTTAACTGATGGGAAATTTGATTTAAAGATTTTTATAGCTCTTTATCCTTTTATTTTTGAAATTTCTATAATAATCTCAATACTTATTTTCTTTTCAACTTTTACAGGGGTTATTTTTTCTGCTTTTATGGGTTTTATTTTTTATGTTATAGGACACCTAATTGAGTCCTTAAAGCTTTTTTCAGAGATTTCTAAATCGCTTTTTTTGAAAATTATAAGTTATTTTCTATATTACTTTTTACCCAATCTTGAGCATTTTAATATAAAAAATAATATCGTTTATGGTGAAATTCCTAAAAAAGAATATTTCCTTTTTTCCACTTCCTATGGACTTATTTATATAATTCTTTTACTTTATATTTCATCTCTAATTTTTGAAAAAAAAGAGTTTAAATGA
- a CDS encoding ABC transporter ATP-binding protein — MNIVEVKNLTKHFLIGFKKRKVLNSISFNIEKGEIVGFLGPNGAGKTTTIKILTGLLKYDEGEVKIFDLKPGDKNVRKKIGFLPEQPYFYDHLSGYEFLELIGELYGINKKVLKEKINELLEIVGLKGDGHKRIRTYSRGMLQRVGIASSLIRDPEFLILDEPLTGLDPIGRKEIKELIYEQKTKGKTIFFSSHILSDAEEICDRVILIFSGEIIKEGPLSEILRERVKSYEIVLKNVNEENLKGKNFEKKGDEIVLKLLDENIEKVLRELFEKEKNLKIIRITPELYTLEEWFVEMVKGK; from the coding sequence ATGAATATTGTTGAGGTAAAAAATTTAACAAAACATTTCCTTATCGGGTTTAAAAAAAGAAAAGTTTTGAATTCTATATCCTTTAATATAGAAAAAGGGGAAATTGTTGGTTTTTTGGGACCAAATGGTGCTGGAAAAACAACTACAATAAAAATTTTAACAGGACTTTTGAAATATGATGAAGGGGAAGTAAAAATTTTTGATTTAAAACCAGGGGACAAAAATGTAAGGAAGAAAATAGGTTTTTTGCCAGAACAGCCTTATTTTTATGACCATCTTTCAGGTTATGAATTTCTTGAATTAATTGGTGAGCTTTACGGAATTAATAAGAAAGTATTAAAAGAAAAAATAAATGAACTCCTTGAAATAGTTGGTTTAAAAGGAGATGGACATAAAAGGATAAGGACTTATTCAAGGGGAATGCTTCAGAGAGTAGGAATAGCAAGCAGTCTCATAAGAGACCCTGAATTTTTAATTCTTGATGAGCCTTTAACAGGGCTTGATCCAATTGGTAGAAAAGAAATAAAAGAGCTTATTTATGAGCAAAAAACAAAAGGTAAAACTATATTTTTTTCCTCCCATATTCTTTCAGATGCTGAGGAAATATGTGACAGGGTAATTTTAATTTTCAGTGGTGAAATAATAAAAGAGGGTCCTTTAAGTGAAATATTAAGGGAGAGAGTTAAAAGTTATGAGATAGTTTTGAAAAATGTTAATGAAGAAAATTTAAAGGGCAAAAATTTTGAAAAAAAGGGTGATGAAATTGTTTTGAAACTTCTGGATGAGAATATAGAGAAAGTTTTAAGAGAACTTTTTGAAAAGGAAAAAAATTTAAAAATTATAAGAATTACTCCTGAACTATATACCCTTGAAGAGTGGTTTGTTGAAATGGTGAAAGGGAAATGA
- a CDS encoding prepilin-type N-terminal cleavage/methylation domain-containing protein, with protein sequence MKKGFTLVELLIVVVIIGILSSIGIVNYIRLVNNAREASLKNNMHILHTVVEIFSVTSLGQYPGGIDTKVKDVNPSLVSHPDGEKSIADGRRKPPFSQNALLLPHESFKNPFFPDENALDNLFSGPPPVPPIGCVYYTGFKEDGNIATEGEVASKYVITAYGLKGPLDLILP encoded by the coding sequence ATGAAAAAGGGATTTACCCTTGTTGAACTTTTGATTGTGGTTGTTATAATTGGAATACTTTCAAGTATAGGAATAGTAAATTATATAAGACTTGTTAATAACGCAAGGGAAGCCTCTTTAAAAAATAATATGCATATACTTCATACTGTTGTTGAAATTTTTTCTGTTACATCGCTTGGTCAATATCCAGGTGGTATTGATACAAAGGTTAAGGATGTTAATCCTTCTTTAGTAAGTCATCCAGATGGAGAAAAATCCATTGCTGATGGAAGAAGAAAGCCGCCTTTTTCTCAGAATGCTCTTCTTCTCCCCCATGAGAGTTTTAAAAATCCTTTTTTTCCCGATGAAAATGCTTTAGACAATCTTTTTTCAGGTCCACCTCCTGTTCCGCCAATAGGGTGTGTTTATTATACAGGATTTAAGGAAGATGGAAATATTGCAACTGAAGGAGAAGTTGCTTCTAAATATGTGATAACTGCCTATGGATTAAAAGGTCCCCTTGATTTAATTCTTCCTTAA
- the pyrR gene encoding bifunctional pyr operon transcriptional regulator/uracil phosphoribosyltransferase PyrR → MTEKKLVDSNEFSRIIERLCFEILERHSEGDIDLVGIQTRGVYIAKRIKVLLEERLNKEINMGTVDITFYRDDLMKLYEQPEVKETNIPFSVEDRKIILVDDVIFTGRTIRCAIDVLLDYGRPKKIELLVMVDRGHRELPIHPDYFGRKIPTSRDEIVDVRVKEIDGEDSIILRKKS, encoded by the coding sequence ATGACAGAAAAAAAACTTGTTGATTCTAATGAATTTTCAAGGATAATTGAGAGGTTATGTTTTGAAATTCTTGAGAGGCATTCTGAAGGTGATATTGATCTTGTTGGTATACAAACAAGAGGTGTTTATATTGCAAAAAGGATTAAAGTTTTGCTTGAAGAAAGGTTAAATAAGGAAATAAATATGGGGACTGTGGATATAACCTTTTACAGGGATGATTTAATGAAGTTATATGAGCAGCCGGAGGTTAAGGAAACAAACATTCCATTTTCTGTTGAAGACAGAAAGATTATACTTGTAGATGATGTTATATTTACAGGAAGAACAATAAGGTGTGCTATAGATGTTTTACTTGATTATGGAAGACCGAAAAAGATAGAGCTTTTAGTGATGGTGGATAGAGGTCATCGTGAATTACCAATTCATCCTGATTATTTTGGCAGAAAAATACCAACTTCAAGGGATGAGATAGTGGATGTAAGAGTTAAAGAGATTGATGGTGAGGATTCAATAATTTTGAGAAAGAAATCTTAA
- the aspS gene encoding aspartate--tRNA ligase, producing the protein MKTEMRVCYCGEVDSKYIGKDITLCGWLKRKREIGKISFFVLEDREGEVQIVVENEEIKNKIKNLPLYSTLKVKGIVRERPDKDKNPDMKTGDVEVLAQEIEIFSKSNILPFLPDEEKEVFEETKLSYRFLDLRSKKKKEVFKLRSQVKFIMTKTLIEMGFIEVETPYLSKSTPEGARDFLVPSRLHKGKFYALTQSPQMYKQILMVSQFDRYFQFARCFRDEDFRKDRQPEFTQLDIEMSFITEEDIFYCVEIIFYEVFKKIFKKELKIPFERMTYEKVIELYASDKPDLRYDYKFEDYKNLLGQLEIFKNYKYVKSIFFPYKFSRKFIDGLEEELKKEGLPGLGWVVLEGGELKGPFKKFFKKSDFSFEGVRFVIAGDEDKIFKWCSLLREKVIEELKNIDLKDEFKFLWVIDFPLFEKNEEGVIVPAHHPFTMPKDENWKFEPLKAKSRAYDLVLNGFEIGSGSIRISSPELQREIFRFLGYTDEEIEERFGFLLKALSFGAPPHGGIALGFDRIIMILGKEKSIRDVIAFPKTAQGIGLLEGCPSSVYKEQLKELGIEIKEVKNK; encoded by the coding sequence ATGAAAACTGAAATGAGAGTTTGCTACTGCGGTGAAGTTGATAGTAAATATATAGGAAAAGATATCACTTTATGTGGATGGTTAAAAAGAAAGAGAGAAATAGGTAAGATTTCATTTTTTGTTCTTGAGGATAGAGAAGGAGAGGTTCAGATTGTAGTTGAAAATGAAGAAATAAAAAATAAAATTAAAAATTTACCCCTTTATTCAACATTAAAAGTAAAAGGTATAGTAAGAGAAAGACCAGATAAGGATAAAAATCCTGATATGAAAACAGGTGATGTTGAAGTTCTTGCTCAAGAAATTGAAATTTTTTCAAAATCTAATATACTTCCTTTTTTACCTGATGAGGAGAAAGAAGTTTTTGAGGAAACAAAGCTATCATACAGATTTCTTGACTTAAGAAGCAAGAAGAAGAAAGAAGTTTTTAAACTGAGAAGCCAGGTTAAATTTATAATGACTAAAACTTTAATCGAAATGGGATTCATTGAGGTTGAAACTCCATACCTCTCAAAAAGCACACCAGAAGGTGCAAGGGATTTTTTGGTTCCATCAAGACTCCATAAAGGAAAATTTTACGCCCTTACCCAATCACCACAGATGTATAAACAGATTTTAATGGTATCTCAGTTTGATAGATATTTCCAGTTTGCAAGATGCTTTAGAGACGAAGACTTCAGAAAAGATAGACAACCAGAATTCACACAACTCGATATAGAAATGAGTTTTATAACTGAAGAAGATATTTTTTACTGTGTTGAAATAATATTTTATGAAGTTTTTAAAAAAATTTTTAAAAAAGAATTAAAAATACCTTTTGAGAGAATGACTTACGAAAAAGTAATTGAGTTATATGCATCTGATAAGCCAGATTTGAGGTATGATTATAAATTTGAAGATTACAAAAATCTTCTGGGGCAATTAGAAATTTTCAAAAATTATAAATATGTTAAAAGTATATTTTTTCCTTACAAATTTTCAAGAAAATTTATTGATGGTTTAGAGGAAGAGCTTAAAAAAGAAGGTCTTCCTGGATTAGGTTGGGTTGTTTTGGAAGGAGGAGAATTAAAAGGTCCATTTAAGAAATTTTTTAAAAAGTCTGATTTTTCTTTTGAGGGAGTAAGGTTTGTGATTGCTGGAGATGAGGATAAGATTTTTAAGTGGTGTTCTTTATTGAGAGAAAAAGTTATTGAAGAGTTAAAAAATATTGATTTAAAAGATGAGTTTAAATTTTTGTGGGTAATTGATTTTCCTCTTTTTGAAAAAAATGAAGAAGGTGTTATAGTTCCTGCGCATCATCCTTTTACTATGCCTAAGGATGAAAACTGGAAATTTGAGCCTTTAAAGGCAAAATCAAGGGCTTATGATCTTGTTTTGAATGGTTTTGAGATTGGTTCCGGAAGTATAAGGATAAGTAGCCCTGAGTTGCAAAGAGAGATTTTTAGGTTTCTTGGATACACTGATGAGGAGATAGAGGAAAGATTTGGGTTTCTTTTAAAGGCTTTATCTTTTGGAGCACCTCCCCATGGAGGTATTGCTCTTGGTTTTGATAGAATAATAATGATTTTGGGTAAAGAAAAGAGTATAAGGGATGTTATAGCTTTTCCGAAGACAGCACAGGGTATAGGTCTTCTTGAGGGTTGTCCATCATCTGTTTATAAAGAGCAGCTCAAGGAACTTGGTATTGAAATAAAGGAGGTTAAAAACAAATGA
- the ribD gene encoding bifunctional diaminohydroxyphosphoribosylaminopyrimidine deaminase/5-amino-6-(5-phosphoribosylamino)uracil reductase RibD, protein MNIFDFIERKDENFSPDEFYMKKVLEIARLGEGRVSPNPLVGALVVKKGRVISTGYHMGPGTKHAERIALDYLPSDIEGATLYINLEPCVHYGRTPPCAPYIVEKKIKEVIIGNIDPDERVNGKGIEYLKKNNIKVITGILEKECKELNRFYFTYKTKKRPYITLKFAMTLDGKIALNDGTSKWISSEEEREFVHYLRGNYDAIVVGKGTFLKDNPLLTPREVFSFRKPYRFILWGKENFEFKNQNFFKDEKGFIVVSEDYKGNNYDFLIKIKGKGRVNLRNFIKKVYKMNITSLLVEGGSTVLSAFLKAGLFDEIHASYSGKIAGDGISPLTGLGLKKFMKNFEIKDIKIFKSDVYIIWRKKDEN, encoded by the coding sequence GTGAATATTTTTGATTTTATAGAAAGAAAAGATGAAAATTTTTCTCCTGATGAATTTTATATGAAAAAAGTTTTAGAAATAGCAAGATTAGGTGAGGGTAGAGTATCTCCGAATCCTTTGGTAGGTGCCCTTGTGGTAAAAAAGGGAAGAGTTATATCAACTGGCTATCACATGGGTCCTGGAACAAAACATGCAGAGAGAATAGCTCTTGATTATTTACCTTCAGATATAGAAGGTGCAACTCTTTATATAAACCTTGAACCCTGTGTTCATTATGGTAGAACACCCCCTTGTGCTCCATATATTGTTGAAAAGAAAATTAAGGAGGTTATTATAGGAAATATTGATCCTGATGAAAGGGTGAATGGAAAAGGGATAGAATATTTAAAGAAAAATAATATAAAAGTAATAACAGGAATTCTGGAAAAGGAATGTAAGGAGCTTAACAGGTTTTACTTTACTTATAAGACTAAAAAGAGACCATACATAACTTTAAAATTTGCAATGACATTAGATGGCAAAATTGCCTTGAATGATGGAACATCTAAATGGATTTCAAGCGAAGAGGAAAGAGAATTTGTTCATTATTTAAGAGGAAATTATGATGCTATAGTTGTAGGTAAAGGAACTTTTTTAAAAGATAACCCTCTTTTAACTCCAAGAGAAGTTTTTTCCTTCAGGAAACCTTACAGATTTATCTTATGGGGAAAAGAAAATTTTGAATTTAAAAATCAGAATTTCTTTAAGGATGAAAAGGGGTTTATAGTTGTTTCAGAGGATTATAAGGGGAATAATTATGATTTTTTAATTAAAATTAAAGGAAAAGGAAGAGTTAATTTAAGAAATTTTATTAAAAAAGTTTATAAAATGAATATAACTTCATTACTTGTTGAAGGAGGTAGTACTGTTTTATCAGCCTTTTTAAAAGCAGGACTTTTTGATGAGATTCATGCATCCTATTCCGGGAAAATAGCAGGTGACGGAATTTCACCATTGACAGGGTTGGGTCTTAAAAAATTTATGAAAAATTTTGAGATAAAGGATATAAAGATTTTTAAGTCAGATGTTTATATAATATGGAGGAAAAAAGATGAAAACTGA
- a CDS encoding TonB family protein, translating into MRNLIGVIILVFSTLMYSCIRIGRELPQNPEKGGVLAIGITQDFESLIPAFPSTRQDNSIFDLIYYPLIRVEKNKVYPGIASEWEFSEDLKTITFYLRKDAKWHDGKPVTASDFIFAYKLITSPNSNSLLKGNFRFVKNIEKISDYVLKIEFTHTYSSQLIDCEIYPLPEHILRDVPDVRNSEFSIKPIGNGPYKVVDYIKGDRLVLEKFNEFFEKTGFVDRIVFKIYDTPEDVAEALKMDLIDIGFSLIPEVILHGLKDFDKGKIKNYESNRVIFIGWNLKKEPFNSLEFRKVVSGILNVDNIIDSVFKGYAVKAKSIIPPSIWAYDSTLKDLEKSNSNEVVSILSRYGYTKRKPFQINILYDNTQELYMKLAENIKSDLENTGFVKINLLALPPIEFVSKLISSDFDAFILSYPLNEKVDLSPLLESGGIFNFMGYSNKKVDSLLNLSRMTLNRKNAKKMLSSLQMILQKELPITPLIVPQEIFAFSNRIKNIENYASGILISNLDLVWIPSASRTERVSFEIKREMPKPETEAISERKIEKEELKAIPEEPKPVKVTQPEITAEELLQKRIAEEAAKKVEAPPVEEKKEEVSEAPKEEKIEETPPPQTLIPTIMPVVKQEVKPSYPDIAKKLGARGVVYLRVLVDEAGRVKDVKVTRSSGYDFLDNSAVEAAKGYIFEPAKDQNGNPIAVWVPLTIRF; encoded by the coding sequence ATGAGGAATTTAATAGGTGTGATAATTTTAGTTTTTTCAACATTAATGTATTCCTGCATCAGGATAGGGAGAGAATTACCCCAAAACCCTGAAAAAGGCGGTGTTCTTGCGATTGGTATTACACAGGATTTTGAATCACTTATTCCCGCATTTCCTTCAACAAGACAGGATAATTCAATTTTTGATTTAATTTACTATCCCCTTATAAGAGTTGAGAAAAATAAAGTATATCCCGGTATAGCTTCAGAATGGGAATTTTCAGAAGATCTTAAAACGATTACTTTTTATCTAAGGAAGGATGCAAAATGGCATGATGGAAAACCTGTGACTGCTTCAGATTTTATATTTGCCTATAAACTGATAACTTCTCCAAATTCAAATTCTTTATTAAAAGGTAATTTCAGATTTGTAAAGAACATAGAAAAGATTTCTGATTATGTACTCAAAATTGAATTCACTCATACTTATTCTTCCCAATTAATTGACTGTGAAATATATCCTTTACCTGAACATATATTAAGGGATGTTCCGGATGTAAGAAATTCTGAATTTTCAATTAAACCTATTGGTAATGGTCCTTATAAAGTTGTTGATTACATAAAAGGTGATAGACTTGTTCTTGAGAAGTTTAATGAATTTTTTGAAAAAACAGGTTTTGTAGATAGAATAGTTTTTAAAATATATGATACTCCAGAAGATGTAGCCGAAGCATTGAAGATGGATCTAATTGATATTGGTTTTTCTTTAATTCCTGAAGTTATACTACACGGGTTAAAGGATTTTGATAAAGGAAAGATAAAGAATTATGAATCAAACAGGGTTATTTTTATAGGATGGAATTTAAAAAAAGAGCCTTTTAATAGCCTTGAATTCAGAAAAGTTGTATCAGGTATATTAAATGTTGATAATATAATTGATAGTGTTTTTAAAGGATACGCTGTTAAAGCAAAATCAATTATCCCTCCTTCAATCTGGGCTTATGATAGCACCTTAAAAGACTTAGAAAAATCAAACTCTAATGAAGTAGTTTCTATTTTATCAAGATATGGATATACAAAAAGAAAACCTTTTCAGATTAACATTTTGTATGATAACACACAGGAATTATATATGAAATTAGCTGAAAATATAAAAAGTGACCTGGAAAACACAGGCTTTGTCAAAATTAATCTCCTTGCACTTCCACCTATTGAATTTGTATCAAAACTTATATCTTCAGATTTTGATGCTTTTATACTTTCCTATCCTCTCAATGAAAAAGTAGATCTAAGTCCTTTATTGGAGAGTGGTGGAATTTTTAATTTTATGGGTTATAGCAATAAAAAGGTGGATTCTCTTTTAAACCTTTCAAGGATGACTTTAAATAGAAAAAATGCAAAAAAGATGCTATCCTCTCTGCAAATGATACTTCAGAAAGAGTTACCTATCACCCCCCTTATAGTTCCTCAGGAAATCTTTGCATTTTCTAACAGGATTAAGAATATAGAGAACTATGCTTCCGGTATTCTTATTTCTAACCTTGACCTTGTATGGATTCCTTCAGCAAGTAGAACTGAAAGGGTGAGTTTTGAAATAAAAAGGGAAATGCCAAAGCCTGAAACTGAGGCTATTTCTGAGAGAAAAATAGAAAAAGAAGAATTAAAAGCTATACCTGAAGAGCCAAAACCAGTGAAAGTTACTCAACCTGAGATAACAGCTGAAGAACTTTTACAAAAAAGAATAGCAGAGGAAGCTGCAAAAAAAGTAGAGGCTCCTCCAGTTGAGGAGAAAAAAGAAGAAGTAAGTGAAGCACCAAAAGAAGAAAAAATAGAAGAGACCCCACCGCCTCAAACTCTTATTCCAACTATTATGCCTGTGGTAAAACAGGAGGTAAAGCCCAGTTATCCAGATATTGCAAAGAAGCTGGGTGCAAGGGGAGTTGTGTATTTAAGGGTACTTGTTGATGAAGCCGGAAGAGTAAAAGATGTAAAGGTTACAAGGAGTAGTGGTTATGATTTTCTTGATAATTCTGCTGTTGAAGCTGCAAAGGGTTACATATTTGAACCTGCAAAAGACCAGAACGGAAATCCTATAGCTGTATGGGTTCCTCTCACAATAAGATTCTAA